TTAAGATACTGATTTCTAAGGTCTTATTCAAATTTATTCACGCCTATTTTTCTGATTGTCAAATATTTACACTAGTTATTACCGAACTATTGAGAGTATGCACTCCAATGATTTGGAAAACCTGTGATATATGTAACTCTTTTCTATACTTGTGTAACGCTTTCGGTGTTCTATAAGTAGATCTTTGTTGTCGAAATTGGCTCACGAAGAAGTTGTGTCATGAAAAAGGCACGGGGAGCTTATACGCAACGATGGCGGAATATACATCTTCGTAGCCGGTGCAATAATCGTTCTGCTCCAAGCAACACAACTATCATTAATAATCATTAAATAGTTTAAACCATAATAAACAGTCGTTATGAAGAAAGTTGGAATTATCATTATGGCAATTGGGTTGGCCATTACCCTAATTACTGGATTTAGCTATGTTACCCGAGAGAAGGTTGTTGACTTGGGCGAGATACAGGTATCAAAAAACAAAAACCACAACGTAGCATGGTCGCCCATAGCGGGAATTGTGGTCATGGTAGTTGGTGGGGGCATCTTTTTGTTTGGGTTGAAGAAGCAGTAATTTCTTCGCTCATTTCGTTGCCAAAGATTGTGCCTGAACCTTAAGAAGTTGGCAAGTCAAAACTTACATCAAAAATGACCATACATTTTAAAGGGGTAGTTTCCGAAAAACCATAAAAGTAGGATTTGAGATTTAAATGATGTATTATGAAAACAATAAATAAGTTAGTATTTGGAGCAGTTGTTTTGTGTTTAGTTTCATGTGCTTCAACTGCAAAATTTCCAGTGTCGAGTGTTACACCAGCAGCAGTAATAACTGCAGAAATGAAGCAAGATAAAAATAAAAACTATGTAATTGAGGTAACTGCTAAGAATATGGCGAGTGCTGACAGACTTAATCCTCCAAAAAACAATTACATTGTTTGGATTGTAACCGAGAATAATGGCACTGTGAATATTGGTCAATTGATCAATAAAAATGCAAAAAAATCTTATCTTAAAACTACGACCCCGTTTAAAGTTTCAGAAATATTCATTACTGCTGAAGAACAAGGAGATATTTCATATCCTTCTGGTATTGAGATTTCCAGAACACATTTTTCAAGGAAGCGATGAATCGATTGTTTATAGTTGGTTAAATTATCTTTTGTTTCTGCTTTGGAAAGTGTTAGTATTTAACAAAATCACTGATAACGTGGAAATTCAAGGATTATGCCCTGCATAACTTCTGTGTTGGTGTATAGTTATGAACTCCGCAATCCATTACTGGCATACAATCAGTCCCTATTATAGGGCAAATGGGCAGTAGTATTCCCATCGGGAGAAAGCGGGTATTAGGCATTCAAAACTAATTTAATTGGAGGATATTTATGAGCGCAAAGAGATCAAACTCGTCAAACAAAACACTGGTTTACATCCTTGCAATAGTAGTTATTGTATTGTTAGTAATGTATTTTGGTGGTTCTGGCTGGTTAAATGGTGCACACGGGCGCATGTCGATGAATATGGCGCATTGGAACTGGACCCAAATTCTTATTAGTCTCGGCGTAGGCGTTGTGCTAGGATGGTTTGTTTCTAAGAGGTTGTAGGATTAGCAACGTCTAAAAGTTGCGTTAGTTTTATTTAATAGCACAGGGTATGTCGACCGAACGAAAATCAGTGGTCTTCCCATTGTCGAAATGGTATGGGGTGAAGCGAAAAAAGAGAAATGCGTTTCGATGGTTTATTGCCATAACGATCATTTTGATTGGCATATTCATCTACGGAAAATTTTTTTATATCTACAGCGATGGATACCGGGCAGGCTTGCTGCAAAAATTCTCCCACAAGGGCAATATTGTTAAAACCTACGAAGGAGAGATGATCCTCAGCAGTATATCCAGCAATGCCAATGTGGCCCTTGCTTCTGAGAAGTTCTTGTTCTCGGTAACCGATAAAAAGTTGGCAATGCAACTCGATACATCACAAGGACAAATGGTGATTGTGCACTATCGCCAAAGAAACGGAGTTCTTTTTTGGCATGGCGATTCGGAATATCAAGTCGACAGTGTAAAGATCAAATAATCACTGTCCTTTTGCACCATACCTCAATCCCACTTCTCATTGTGCCTACCAAAAAGGAAGAGGAGTTAAACCGTGCAACAACCCATTTTCCTTTGCTGGTTTTTATTGGGAGAGATGTGGTGTAACGCTGATAAACCCGCAACTGTATATCGACATCGCATTTCACAAAATATATTTTCGATCCATGACACACGACGATTTTAAAGTTAAAGTGCTAGGCCGAGCAGAAGTCAAATCGAAGCTTACGCCATCTTCTCTATCCGATGGCACGGCCTTTGGGTTTATAGAGAACGATGATAGGGTGCTAATAAATACTACGCTTAGCAACTATAAGCAAGATGTGGAGACAAGTAAAACTCCCATTTCATTCGAAATAGCGGGACCGCACGAATATCTTTATTTTAATCCATCCAATACAAAGGTTGCTATAGTTACCTGCGGTGGATTATGCCCAGGGGTAAATAATGTTATCCAGAGTGTTGTAAACCAATTATATTACCGGTATAAGGTAAAACAAATTGTTGGCATACGTTACGGGTACGAAGGCTTTATTGCCAAGTATAACCATCAGGAGGTTGAATTGACTCCACAGAGCGTGGATAAAATACATTTTTTTGGGGGAACAGTTCTTGGAACCTCGCGAGGAGATCAGGATATAGTTCAGATTGTTGATAGGCTAAGCAAACTGAACATAAACATTCTATTTTGTATTGGTGGTGATGGAACCCTACGCGGGGCACATGCCATACACCAGGAGATACATCGACGGAACCTTAATATTTCTGTTGCCGGAATTCCCAAAACCATCGATAACGACATTAATTTTATTGATAAATCGTTTGGGTTCGAAACAGCCTTTACCATTGCCAACGACATTATTCGCTATGCTCACAACGAGGCCATTGGAGCGTATAACGGTATTGCGATTGTAAAGCTCATGGGCCGCAACTCTGGATTTATTGCTGCTCATGCAGCGCTGTCGGTGCATGAGGTTAACCTTGTGCTCATTCCCGAGATGGCATTTGACATGGATGGGTCCAATGGCTTTTTGAATGTATTGCAGCGCCGACTCGAGAATCGCCATCATGCCCTCATCGTTGTGGCTGAAGGTGCAGGACAACACTTTTTCGATAGCGCTACCTTAGAAAAAGATGCCTCGGGAAATATTAAAAATAAGGATATTGGATTGTTCCTGAAGGAGAAAATTACGGAGGAATTCGAAGCGAAAGGTTTTCCATTTGTCCTCAAGTATATTGACCCAAGCTACATAATCCGAAGTGCTCCGGCCAATGCTAACGACAGCAAATTTTGTGGGCTTCTGGCCCAAAATGCTGTTCACGCAGCAATGGCTGGTAAAACCGATTTTGTTGTAGGCCATTGGAATAGCAATTTTACACTACTCCCTATTCCAATCTCCGTTTCGAAACGCAAGGAGATAGATGTAGAAGGTGAATTGTGGTGGAATGTAATCGAAACCACAGGG
This is a stretch of genomic DNA from Williamwhitmania taraxaci. It encodes these proteins:
- a CDS encoding ATP-dependent 6-phosphofructokinase, which codes for MTHDDFKVKVLGRAEVKSKLTPSSLSDGTAFGFIENDDRVLINTTLSNYKQDVETSKTPISFEIAGPHEYLYFNPSNTKVAIVTCGGLCPGVNNVIQSVVNQLYYRYKVKQIVGIRYGYEGFIAKYNHQEVELTPQSVDKIHFFGGTVLGTSRGDQDIVQIVDRLSKLNINILFCIGGDGTLRGAHAIHQEIHRRNLNISVAGIPKTIDNDINFIDKSFGFETAFTIANDIIRYAHNEAIGAYNGIAIVKLMGRNSGFIAAHAALSVHEVNLVLIPEMAFDMDGSNGFLNVLQRRLENRHHALIVVAEGAGQHFFDSATLEKDASGNIKNKDIGLFLKEKITEEFEAKGFPFVLKYIDPSYIIRSAPANANDSKFCGLLAQNAVHAAMAGKTDFVVGHWNSNFTLLPIPISVSKRKEIDVEGELWWNVIETTGQPASMKKQ